In the genome of Variovorax sp. PAMC26660, the window AAGTGGCGGCCGGACCGAGCCGTCGACGCTGTCGAGCGCCTGCGCCAACGCAAGCAGGCTGAAGTAGCCAGCCTCGAAGGCCGCGTCATGCGAGGCCACGGGCTTGTCGCCATCAAGGCTCCACAGATGGAAGAGGCGCGTGACGGGGCCGGCTTCGGCCTCGACTTCACGCAGCAACGCTTCATGATCGGCGCGCTCGGCCGCACGCACGGTGTATTGCCCTTCGGCGGTGCGCGCGAACTTCTTTCCGCGCAAGGCCAGGATCACGCGCTCGCCCCGTTCGCGCAAGGTGCGTGCAAGACGGTCGGTGAAACTGTTCGCATCGCCAAGCACCAGCGTGCAGCCCGACGCCACGGCTGTCGCCTGGCCCGGTGGCAGCACGGCACGCTTCCAGCCCGGCGCATAGAAGAGACCCGGCGCGGTGCTGTCCACCGGGCGCACGGTTTCACCCGGTTCCACCCAGAAGCGGCGGCGCTGGAAGGCGTAGGTGGGCAGCGGCACACGACGCGGCTCGGGGCCGGTGCGGCACGCGGCCCAGTCGATGTCCACACCCACGGTCCACAGGCCTGCAACCGCATTCGCCAATTGCTGGGCATTGCGCGCGAGCTGTTGCGGATGCGCCTGGCTGGCCCAGATGCCTGCGGCCGATTGGCTGTCGGGATGCTGGCGCGCCAGGCCGGCGAGCGTTTCTCCGGGGCCCACTTCGAGCAACACGCGACCGGGCCTGGAAAATATCTCGCGCAGGCCGTCGGCGAAGCGCACCGTGCCGCGCAGGTGCCGGCCCCAATAGGCGGGACTCGTTGCCTCTTCAGCGGTGATCGGCTTGCCGGTCACGTTCGAGATGAAGGGAATGCGCGGTGCGTGTCTAGGCACCGATGCGATCAGGCGTTCAAGCGCGGCAACCATGGGCTCGACCAGCCGCGAGTGCGAGGCCATGGACACATGCAGGCGACGCGGCTGGTGCTGGCGCGCGAGCAGTGCTTCTTCAGCGCGCGCAATGGCATCGGCCGGACCTGCCAGCACGCAAAGCTGCTCGCCATTCACCACGGCCAGGTCGCAGCCTGTGGCAAGGAAAGGCGCGAGTTCCGCTTCGGACAGCGGCACCGCGGTCATGGCGCCGGGTGCCAGCGTCTGCATCAGGCGGCCACGCGCGGCGACGATGCGCAGCGCGTCTCCCAGAGAGAACACGCCTGACAGGCAGGCGGCGACGTACTCGCCCAGGCTGTGTCCCAACAACAAGGCTGGCTGGACGCCGCAGCTCATCCACCAGCGTGCCATCGCGTACTCGACGGCGAACAGCGCCGGTTGCGCAAACTCGATGCGGAACAGGCGCTCGTTCGCCGCCTGTTCTTCGCCGACGGCGGGGAACAGCAATGCGAGCAGGTCGATGCCGCTGTCGGCCTTGAGCACGACGGCGCAGCGGTCGAGTTCGTCGCGGTAGACGGCGCTGTCGCGGTAGAGGGCTTCGCCCATCAGCGCATGCTGCGTGCCGCCACCCGGAAACAGAAACGCGACTTCGGGCGCAGTCGCCGCGGTCTGGGTCGCTGCGACCGCAGGCGAAGCAAGCATGTCCGCAGCCAGTGCGGGCTGGTTCGCGACCACCGCGCTGCGCCATGCAAAGGCACGTCGGCCGCTCTGCAGCGTGTGAGCCACGTCTTCGAGCATCTGCCCTTCGTTCGACCGCAGATGCGCCGCGAGTTGCGTGCGCCCTTGGCCGAGGGCCGTTTCGTCTTTCGCCGAGAGCGGCAAGACCTGCCATTGCGAGGTCTTCGCCGCCGCGTGCACCTGCGGCGCCTCTTCGAGCACCACATGCACATTGGTCCCGCCGATGCCGAACGAACTCACACCCGCGCGGCGCGGTGTGCTGCCTTCGGGCCAGGGCTTGCCTTGCGCGCTCACATAGAACGGGCTGCCCGCAAAGTCGATCTGCGGATTCGACTGCTCGAAATGCAGGCTCGGCGGCAGCGTGCGGTGCTTGAGCGCCATCGCCGCCTTGATCAGCCCCGCCACGCCGGCCGCCGCATCGAGGTGGCCGACATTGGTCTTCACCGAGCCCACGGCGCAGAAGCCGCGCCGCTCGGTGTCGGAACGGAAGGCCTGCGTGAGCGCCGCAATCTCGATGGGGTCGCCCAGCGTGGTGCCGGTGCCGTGCGCTTCGACGTAGCCGATGGTGTCGGCCGAGACACCCGCAATCAGTTGCGCCGCGCGGATCACTTCCGCCTGCCCATCGACGCTGGGCGCGGTGAAGCCGACCTTGGCCGAGCCGTCGTTGTTGGCCGCCGTGCCCTTGATGACCGCGTGAATGGTGTCGCCGTCGCGCAGCGCTTCGTCCAGGCGCTTGAGCACGACCACGCCGGCGCCGCTGCCGATCACCGTGCCATCGGCGTCGGCATCGAAGGCGCGGCAATGACCATCGCGCGAGAGGATCGCGCCGGCCTGGTAGCGGTAGCCGCCTTCTTGCAACAGGTTGAGCCACACGCCACCGGCCAGGGCCATGTCGCAGTCGTGGCTCAGCAGGGCCTGGCAGGCGGTGTGCACCGCGGTGAGCGATGTCGAGCAGGCGGTCTGCACGGTCACCGCGGGGCCGCGCAGGTTGAGCTTGTAGGCGACACGCGTGCACAGCGAGCCGCCGGAGTTGCCGCTCATCAGCCCCAGCAGGTCGGCAATGCCGGTGTGCGCGCCGAGGCCGAAGGACGGCAGCAGGTTGCGGATCAGGTAGACATTCGCGCCCTCGCCCGCATAGACCCCCACCTTGCCGGGCCAGCGTTCAGGGTCACAGCCAGCATGCTCCAGCGAGGCCCACGCGCATTCCAGAAAAACGCGCTGCTGCGGATCGAGGTTCTCGGCCTCGCGCGGCGTGTAGCCGAAGAAGCCGGCGTCGAACTGGTCGAAGCCCTCGAACAGCACGCCGGCCTTCACGTAGTCGGGGTCGTCCAGCAGGGCTTGCGGCACGCCGCGTTCGCGCAACTGCTCGTCGGTGAAGGTCGACACGGATTCCACGCCGTCGCGGATGTTGCGCCAGAAGGCGTCCACATCGTCGGCGCCGGGAAAGCGCCCGGCCATGCCGACGATGGCGATCTCCAGGCCTGTCGGCTCGGCGGGTTCGTTGAAGGTGGACATCAGTTGACTCTCTCTGCCGCTTTGCGGCGTTGAAGCATTGCGGCGCGCTGGCGCAGCGCGCGTTCGTCGCCGGCCGCGGCAGAAGCTGCAGCGGCATGGCCTGCGCCCTGCTCGATCCAGCGGGCCAGCGATTCGACGGTGGGGTACTTGAAGAGATTGACCAGCGGGAAGGCGGTCTTCAGCCGGTCTTCCAGCAGGCGGTGCGCGCGGATCAGCAGCAGCGAATGGCCGCCGAGGTCGAAGAAGTTGTCGTGCAGGCCGACCTGTTCGACCTGCAGCACCTCGGACCAGATGGCGGCGAGCGTGCGGGCCACGTGGCCTTGCGGCGCTTCGTAGGTGCTCGCTCGACCCAGGCCCTCGGGCTCAGGCAGCGCCTTGCGATCGACCTTGCCGTTGGCATTGAGCGGCAGTGCGGGCAGCGTCACGATGGCGCGCGGCACCATGTAGTCGGGCAGTGTCTGGCCCAGGCGCTCGCGCAGCGCGGCGGCATCGATGGCCTGGTCCGCATGCGTCGCGACGTAGGCCACCAGCGACGCACCGGCCGCGCCCTCGCGGGCCACCACGACGGCCTCGCGCACGGCGGGCTGCGCAAGGATCTGCGCCTCGATCTCGCCGAGTTCGATGCGAAAGCCGCGGATCTTCACCTGGTGGTCGATGCGGCCGAGGTATTCGATCTGGCCCTCGGTGTTCCAGCACACGAGGTCGCCGGTGCGATACAGCCGATCGCCTTGGCCGAAAGGATTGGCCACGAAGCGCTCGGCACTGAGCGCGGGCTTGTTGAGGTAGCCCCGGGCGAGGCTCACGCCACCCAGGTACAGCTCGCCCGCAACGCCGCGCGGCACCGGGTTCAGTTCGGCGTCGAGCACGTGGGTTTGCGTGTCGCTGATCGGCTGGCCGATGGGCACTAGGCTGCGGCCATCGTCGCGGCAGCTCCAGCGCGTGACGTGGATGGTGGTTTCCGTCGGGCCGTACAGGTTCTGCAGCGTGGCGCCGCTCAGCCGTTGCAGCGTTTCCTTCTGCGTTTCGGCGGGCATGGCCTCGCCGCCGACGATGATGTGCTTCAGCCGCGTGCTGGCCTCGATGTCCTTGTGCCCCAGGAAGGCCTGCAGCATCGAAGGCACGAAGTTGAGCGTGGTGATCTGGTGCCGCTGGATCAGTTGCACCAGCCGGGCCGGATCGCGGTGATCGCCGGGGTTGGCAACGACCAGCCGCGCACCCGCGGTCATCGGCCAGAACATCTCCCACACCGACACGTCGAAACCGAAGGGTGCCTTGTGCAGCACGGTGTCGGCGCGGGTCAACTGGTAGGTCTGCTGCATCCAGGCCATGCAACTGTGCAGCGCTTCGTGGCGCACGGCCGCACCCTTGGGCTTGCCGGTGGAGCCGGAGGTGTAGATGACGTAGGCGAGGTTCTCGCCGTGCAGTGCAACCTGCGGGTCGGTGTCGGGTTCGGCCGAAACATCGGTGGTGTCGACATCGAGCGTTGCCAGGTCGACGCGCTCGGCGATGTGGCCGCGCGTGGCCCTGTGTGTCAGCAGCAGTTCGATGCCGCTGTCTTCCACCATATAGGCCAGCCGTTGCATCGGGTACTCAGGGTCCAGCGGCAGGTAGGCGCCGCCGGCCTTCAGGATGCCAAGGATGCCCACGACCATCTCGACCGAGCGTTCCATGACGATGCCCACGCGCGAGTCGGGCCTGACGCCCAGGGCGATCAGCCGATGCGCAAGGCGATTGGCGCGGCGGTTCAGTTCGATGAAGCTCAACGCTTCGTCGCCGAACAGCAGTGCGATGGCATCGGGCTGCAGCGCGGCATGTTGCGCGATGGTCTGGTGCACGGGTTGTGGCTGCGGCTCGCGTCGCGCGTTCACGCTCCATTGCGCGAGCTGCGATTTCTCGGAGGCATCCAGCAGGTCGACGTCGCCGACCGCGCGACTCGCATCGGCGGACAACGCAGCAAGCACGGCCACGTAGTGCTGCGCCATGCGTGCGATGGTCTCGGGCTCGAACAGGTCGGCCGCGTAGATCACATCGAGCTTCAGGCGTCCGTCCGGCCGCTCGCGTGCTTCCAGCACCCAGTCGAACTGCGTCTGCAGGTCGGGCAGCGCATGGTCGTGCACTTCGATGTCGCCCAGCCGTTGCAGCGCCCGGTGGTCTTCGTACAGGTGGTTGAACATCACCTGGAACAGCGGACTGTGGCTCATGCTGCGCTCGGGCTGCAGCCGCTGCACCAGTTGCTCGAAGGGCAGGTCCTGGTGCGCCTGCGCGCCCAGCACCGCGTCCCTGGCCTGCGCCAGCACGCGCGACAGGCGGGTGCGGCCGTCGATGGGGTTGCGCAACACCAGGGTGTTGACGAACAGCCCGATGACGTTCTCGAACTCCACGCGGTTGCGGTTCGCGATCGCGGCACCGACGCGAATCTCTTCCTGCCCGGTGTAGCGATGCAGCAGGGCCTGGAGGCCGGCCAGCAGCACCATGAACAACGTTGCGCCATCCGCCTGCGCCAGCCCGCGCAGTTGGCCAAGCAAAGGCACCGGCAACTCGAAGGCATGCCGCGCCGCGCGATAGCTGGCCTGCGGCTTGCGCGGATGGTCGGTGCGCAATTCGAGCACCGGGTGCTCGTCACCGAGTTGCGCGCGCCACCAGGCGAGCTGCCGCTCCGCCTCGCCGGCTGCCAGCCACTCGCGCTGCCACACCGCGTAGTCGGCGTATTGCACGCGCGGGACGGGAAGCGCCGCCGCCCTGCCCTGCAGGCGCGCCGCATAGCCTGCGGCGAGTTCGTCGATCAGCACCTGCATCGAGGCGCCATCGGAGACGATGTGGTGCATCACCACGGCGAGCACCTGCGTGTCGTCCGACAGGCGAAGCAGCGCCGCGCGCAGCAGGTCGCCCTGGCCAAGATCGAAGGGAGCGGCCTTGATGCGCCGGGCCTCACTCTCCAACCGGTCGTCGCGTTCGTCGGCAGGCACGGCGCGCAGGTCGATCACTTCCAGCGCCAGCGTGCCAGACGGTTTGATCCATTGCGCGGCGACGCCGTCGCTGCCGGCGCGGAATACCGTGCGCAACGACTCGTGGCGCGCGACGAGATCGCCGAGCGCCGCGCGCAATGCATCGATCTGCAATGCACCAGCGAGGCGAAGCGCACCGCTCATGTGGTACGCCGCGCTGTTCGGATCGAGCTGCCACAGGAACCACTGGCGCTCCTGGGCATGGGACAGCGGCAGCGCATGCAGCCTGCGTTCGACAGGCAGTACCGCGGTGGGTGCGGGCCGTGCGCGCACGCCCTCTGCCAGTCGCTGCCGCACGGCGGCCGCGCATTCGCGCAATCGCGGCTGCTCGAACATGAGGCGCACCGGGTAGTCGATCTCCCAGTGCGCCGAGATGCGTGCCGCGACCTGCGTGGCGGTGAGCGAGCTGCCGCCGCGCGTGAAGAAGTGGGCTTCGCGCGCAAAGGGTTTCGCATCGGCCGGCCTGAGAACTTCGCGCCAGATCGCATCGATGGCGCGTTCTGTCTCGTCCAGCGCGGGTTCTTCGGCCTGCGTTTCGACAGGGCCGCCCTTGATGAAAGCGCCGCTTTCGTAGATGGCGTACGCGTCGGCGCTGCGGTCCAGCCAGCTCGCGCGGCAGGCGCTGCGCTGCAGCTTGCCGCTCGTGGTCTTGGGCATGCCGCCCGGGTTGAGCAGCAGCACGGCCGACAGCGGCTCGCCGAACACTTCGCTGACGGCAGCGCTGAGCGCTTCGACCAGCACTTGTGGCGGCACCAGCTTCTGCATGCTGCGCGACACCTCGGCCGCCGCACCGATGCCTTCGCCATCGGGTCCACTGGCCGTGAACACAGCGACACGCCCCTTGCGCACGGCATCCACCTCGGCCTCGATGACGCGCTCGATGTCCTGCGGATAGATGTTGTGGCCGCGAACGATGATCAGGTCCTTGATGCGGCCTGTGACGTAGAGCTCGCCGTCGCAGACGAAGCCGAGGTCACCGGTGCGCAGCCAGCGTCGGCCGGCCCGCTCGACGAAGGTTTCACGCGACTC includes:
- a CDS encoding type I polyketide synthase, whose protein sequence is MSTFNEPAEPTGLEIAIVGMAGRFPGADDVDAFWRNIRDGVESVSTFTDEQLRERGVPQALLDDPDYVKAGVLFEGFDQFDAGFFGYTPREAENLDPQQRVFLECAWASLEHAGCDPERWPGKVGVYAGEGANVYLIRNLLPSFGLGAHTGIADLLGLMSGNSGGSLCTRVAYKLNLRGPAVTVQTACSTSLTAVHTACQALLSHDCDMALAGGVWLNLLQEGGYRYQAGAILSRDGHCRAFDADADGTVIGSGAGVVVLKRLDEALRDGDTIHAVIKGTAANNDGSAKVGFTAPSVDGQAEVIRAAQLIAGVSADTIGYVEAHGTGTTLGDPIEIAALTQAFRSDTERRGFCAVGSVKTNVGHLDAAAGVAGLIKAAMALKHRTLPPSLHFEQSNPQIDFAGSPFYVSAQGKPWPEGSTPRRAGVSSFGIGGTNVHVVLEEAPQVHAAAKTSQWQVLPLSAKDETALGQGRTQLAAHLRSNEGQMLEDVAHTLQSGRRAFAWRSAVVANQPALAADMLASPAVAATQTAATAPEVAFLFPGGGTQHALMGEALYRDSAVYRDELDRCAVVLKADSGIDLLALLFPAVGEEQAANERLFRIEFAQPALFAVEYAMARWWMSCGVQPALLLGHSLGEYVAACLSGVFSLGDALRIVAARGRLMQTLAPGAMTAVPLSEAELAPFLATGCDLAVVNGEQLCVLAGPADAIARAEEALLARQHQPRRLHVSMASHSRLVEPMVAALERLIASVPRHAPRIPFISNVTGKPITAEEATSPAYWGRHLRGTVRFADGLREIFSRPGRVLLEVGPGETLAGLARQHPDSQSAAGIWASQAHPQQLARNAQQLANAVAGLWTVGVDIDWAACRTGPEPRRVPLPTYAFQRRRFWVEPGETVRPVDSTAPGLFYAPGWKRAVLPPGQATAVASGCTLVLGDANSFTDRLARTLRERGERVILALRGKKFARTAEGQYTVRAAERADHEALLREVEAEAGPVTRLFHLWSLDGDKPVASHDAAFEAGYFSLLALAQALDSVDGSVRPPLAFTVVTDRVEDVAGTEALAPEKATVLGIAKVLGQESPSIACRVVDVVLPAPESAAETELARRVVEEAAAPQDEFVVAYRGPHRWIKTYEPLPVQTPGVQRLRQGGVYLITGGLGGVGLALARYLSKTWQARLVLLGRTPLPERSEWARLAASVDQPASLRRRLQQLIELEASGAQIMAVSADVTDPAQLRSALAAVHERFGAVNGVVHAVVQPDRGMIAQRTQALVAAAFAPKIAGTLALLDALRAEPLDFVLLCSSVASLIGGLGRSDYAAANAYLDALANAHRRSSSLPVFSVNWDAWRDVGVAVDMDMPEGVGLDEHTGVLAFERIANGSDLPQTVVSISPFAPRLRPLDGLFDALDDEPVAQARSGHPRPVLQTAFVAPEGDLEEGLAEFWTEALGIAPLGANDNLFELGGDSLLAIRLLSRVRKAYGVELHPAAFFKAPTIAELAALVELRLIEEIESDPEAADATRSTASFSS
- a CDS encoding non-ribosomal peptide synthetase, translated to MKIEMLATQPADLRPRNFVAHLRALADRRADDVWLTVVDEVDGVYSELPITYAVFERRVRALAARLQQQFAKGDRALVMLDNGDHYAVSMLACFYCGVIAVPVFPPESTRPQHLARLTGVATDSQARCVLTSAAFSASMAAAGNQFGNVTIVAVDAIDPALVDAWQPFEPGDEDIAFLQYTSGSTSAPKGVIVTHGNLMANEHAIQVGMGIGPDDKFVSWAPLYHDMGLIGGLMQPLYSGIPLVLTSPRYFLERPVRWLELISRHRGTLSGGPDFSFRLCLDRVKDAQLAQLDLSSWRVAYTGAEPVRADTELDFIERFAPAGFDPGAVYACYGLAEATLFVTGGRRGGGMVARGFSADGLAGGSGTPSEDGALLVGCGAVAIHHEVEIVDPATLSAQAPGRIGEIWVHGPSIGAGYWGKERESRETFVERAGRRWLRTGDLGFVCDGELYVTGRIKDLIIVRGHNIYPQDIERVIEAEVDAVRKGRVAVFTASGPDGEGIGAAAEVSRSMQKLVPPQVLVEALSAAVSEVFGEPLSAVLLLNPGGMPKTTSGKLQRSACRASWLDRSADAYAIYESGAFIKGGPVETQAEEPALDETERAIDAIWREVLRPADAKPFAREAHFFTRGGSSLTATQVAARISAHWEIDYPVRLMFEQPRLRECAAAVRQRLAEGVRARPAPTAVLPVERRLHALPLSHAQERQWFLWQLDPNSAAYHMSGALRLAGALQIDALRAALGDLVARHESLRTVFRAGSDGVAAQWIKPSGTLALEVIDLRAVPADERDDRLESEARRIKAAPFDLGQGDLLRAALLRLSDDTQVLAVVMHHIVSDGASMQVLIDELAAGYAARLQGRAAALPVPRVQYADYAVWQREWLAAGEAERQLAWWRAQLGDEHPVLELRTDHPRKPQASYRAARHAFELPVPLLGQLRGLAQADGATLFMVLLAGLQALLHRYTGQEEIRVGAAIANRNRVEFENVIGLFVNTLVLRNPIDGRTRLSRVLAQARDAVLGAQAHQDLPFEQLVQRLQPERSMSHSPLFQVMFNHLYEDHRALQRLGDIEVHDHALPDLQTQFDWVLEARERPDGRLKLDVIYAADLFEPETIARMAQHYVAVLAALSADASRAVGDVDLLDASEKSQLAQWSVNARREPQPQPVHQTIAQHAALQPDAIALLFGDEALSFIELNRRANRLAHRLIALGVRPDSRVGIVMERSVEMVVGILGILKAGGAYLPLDPEYPMQRLAYMVEDSGIELLLTHRATRGHIAERVDLATLDVDTTDVSAEPDTDPQVALHGENLAYVIYTSGSTGKPKGAAVRHEALHSCMAWMQQTYQLTRADTVLHKAPFGFDVSVWEMFWPMTAGARLVVANPGDHRDPARLVQLIQRHQITTLNFVPSMLQAFLGHKDIEASTRLKHIIVGGEAMPAETQKETLQRLSGATLQNLYGPTETTIHVTRWSCRDDGRSLVPIGQPISDTQTHVLDAELNPVPRGVAGELYLGGVSLARGYLNKPALSAERFVANPFGQGDRLYRTGDLVCWNTEGQIEYLGRIDHQVKIRGFRIELGEIEAQILAQPAVREAVVVAREGAAGASLVAYVATHADQAIDAAALRERLGQTLPDYMVPRAIVTLPALPLNANGKVDRKALPEPEGLGRASTYEAPQGHVARTLAAIWSEVLQVEQVGLHDNFFDLGGHSLLLIRAHRLLEDRLKTAFPLVNLFKYPTVESLARWIEQGAGHAAAASAAAGDERALRQRAAMLQRRKAAERVN